One genomic window of Bradyrhizobium sp. B124 includes the following:
- the bfr gene encoding bacterioferritin codes for MQGDPKVIDYLNKGLRSELTAINQYWLHYRMLNNWGLLEMGKVWRKESIEEMEHADKFVDRILFLDGFPNLQVLDPLKIGQDVKEIIECDLAAEIGARTLYQEAATYCHGVKDYVSRDLFEQLMKDEEDHIDFLETQLDLIKRIGLELYTQKHVGHLKGEES; via the coding sequence ATGCAAGGCGACCCGAAGGTCATCGATTATCTGAACAAGGGGCTGCGCAGCGAACTGACCGCCATCAATCAGTACTGGTTGCACTACCGGATGCTCAACAATTGGGGCCTCCTGGAGATGGGCAAGGTCTGGCGCAAGGAATCCATCGAGGAGATGGAGCACGCCGACAAATTCGTCGATCGCATCCTGTTCCTCGACGGCTTCCCGAACCTGCAGGTGCTCGATCCCCTGAAGATCGGTCAGGACGTCAAGGAGATCATCGAGTGTGACCTGGCCGCCGAGATCGGCGCTCGAACGCTCTATCAGGAGGCGGCGACCTACTGCCACGGCGTCAAGGACTATGTCAGCCGCGACCTGTTCGAGCAGCTGATGAAGGACGAGGAAGACCACATCGATTTCCTCGAGACCCAGCTCGACCTGATCAAGCGCATCGGTCTTGAGCTCTACACCCAGAAGCACGTCGGTCATCTGAAGGGCGAGGAGTCCTGA
- a CDS encoding GNAT family acetyltransferase: MPSSLAIAEITDADVAAVVALWQACGLTRPWNDPSADIVLARRGPSSAILVGRSSDTIVATAMVGHDGHRGWVYYVAVDPNLQGKGLGRTIMAAAEDWLRNAGVPKLQLLVRRENARAGAFYQSLGYEESTSVMLAKWLDGREATP; this comes from the coding sequence ATGCCCTCCTCTCTCGCCATTGCAGAGATCACCGACGCCGACGTCGCCGCTGTCGTCGCGCTGTGGCAGGCGTGCGGCCTGACCCGGCCGTGGAATGATCCCTCTGCCGACATCGTGCTGGCGCGGCGCGGACCGAGCTCGGCCATCCTTGTCGGCCGCAGCTCGGACACGATCGTCGCAACCGCAATGGTCGGTCATGACGGCCATCGCGGCTGGGTCTATTACGTCGCGGTCGATCCCAACCTCCAGGGCAAGGGGCTTGGCCGCACCATCATGGCGGCGGCCGAGGACTGGCTGCGCAACGCCGGCGTGCCGAAGCTGCAATTGCTGGTGCGCCGGGAGAACGCCAGGGCCGGCGCATTCTACCAATCGCTCGGCTATGAGGAGTCGACCTCGGTGATGCTGGCCAAATGGCTCGACGGTCGCGAAGCGACGCCGTGA
- a CDS encoding (2Fe-2S)-binding protein translates to MIVCSCNVLSDHDVRNAVNGGESVTRSAKQVYGCLGCSAECGRCARTIKAIIDEALGPCAKACCSGCPHSGHPHAANEDAEPAEFALAAC, encoded by the coding sequence ATGATTGTCTGTTCCTGTAACGTCCTCAGCGACCACGATGTCCGCAATGCCGTCAATGGCGGCGAGTCTGTGACACGAAGCGCAAAGCAGGTTTATGGCTGCCTCGGCTGTAGCGCCGAATGCGGCCGCTGCGCGCGCACCATCAAGGCGATCATCGACGAGGCGCTTGGCCCCTGCGCCAAGGCCTGCTGCTCCGGCTGCCCCCACAGCGGCCATCCGCACGCCGCCAACGAAGACGCCGAGCCGGCCGAATTCGCGCTCGCGGCCTGCTAA
- a CDS encoding collagen-like protein, translating to MADETVSRQGSRGAQGPQGRQGEPGKPGPQGHPGRPGPEGARGKPGPQGKAGVVGKAGPQGKPGAQGKAGVQGPRGEAGPQGPQGPAGPRGEAGPPGQLPSIEQVMPWLHMIFDAWEDYKRTKEREAAELAERDAAERAAAEAIALDVDAIDFADDDDEDDDHKKKKKHRKKDKK from the coding sequence GTGGCTGACGAGACAGTTTCCCGCCAGGGGTCACGAGGGGCACAGGGGCCGCAGGGCCGTCAGGGCGAGCCGGGAAAGCCCGGACCGCAGGGACATCCGGGGCGGCCGGGGCCCGAAGGTGCGCGCGGCAAGCCGGGTCCGCAGGGCAAGGCCGGCGTGGTCGGAAAGGCTGGCCCCCAGGGCAAGCCGGGGGCGCAAGGCAAGGCTGGCGTGCAGGGTCCGCGCGGCGAAGCTGGTCCACAGGGCCCGCAAGGTCCGGCCGGCCCGCGCGGTGAAGCCGGCCCGCCCGGCCAATTGCCGTCGATCGAGCAGGTGATGCCGTGGCTGCACATGATCTTCGACGCCTGGGAAGACTACAAGCGCACCAAGGAGCGTGAAGCCGCAGAACTCGCCGAACGCGATGCCGCCGAGCGCGCGGCAGCAGAGGCGATCGCCCTTGACGTCGACGCGATCGATTTCGCTGATGATGACGACGAGGACGACGATCACAAGAAAAAGAAGAAGCACCGCAAGAAGGACAAGAAGTAA
- a CDS encoding nuclear transport factor 2 family protein, with product MTASNTDVERIYKLWDEALGYKDLEAALALYAQDASIESPLVQHLMQTTDGIVQGRAALREFITRVFRTNPPQRRRFKQGFFSDGRILTWEYPRQSPDGDQMDLVEVMEIRDGLIQRHRVYWGWYALNVLRAS from the coding sequence ATGACAGCCAGCAATACCGACGTGGAACGCATCTACAAACTCTGGGACGAGGCCCTCGGCTACAAGGACCTCGAGGCGGCGCTGGCGCTCTATGCGCAAGATGCCTCGATCGAAAGCCCGCTGGTCCAGCACCTGATGCAGACCACCGACGGGATCGTCCAGGGTCGCGCCGCGCTGCGCGAGTTCATCACGCGCGTGTTCCGCACCAACCCGCCGCAGCGGCGGCGCTTCAAGCAGGGCTTCTTCAGCGACGGCCGGATCCTCACCTGGGAATATCCGCGCCAGTCGCCGGACGGCGATCAGATGGATCTCGTCGAGGTCATGGAGATCAGGGACGGCCTGATCCAGCGTCACCGTGTCTATTGGGGATGGTATGCGCTCAACGTGCTGAGGGCGAGCTAA
- a CDS encoding FAD-binding oxidoreductase — protein sequence MNIVQSAVPPLPPELLAKFRAIVGDKYAVTDAADIEPYVTEERDLFHGRSPLVLRPGSTAEVAAICKLASEHRIALVPQGGNTGLVGGQTPHHGEVVVSLRRLDKIRDIDVESNTMTCEAGVVLQIAQQKAADVDRLFPLSLGAEGSCTIGGNLSTNAGGTGALAYGVAREMALGVEVVLADGRVLNALSKLKKDNTGYDLRNLFIGAEGTLGIITAATLRLFPKPRAVETAYVGLKSPAAALKLLSISRNEAAGSLTSFELLADIAVDFSIRHGIDIRDPLESKHPWYVLMELSSSRDDARDALEAILAQGMEDGIVDDAVIAANLSQRQAFWKLRDEMSAAQKPEGGSIKHDISVPVAAVPAFIAEANAAVVKLIPGARPVPFGHLGDGNIHYNVSQPVGANAADFLARWHDVNAVVFEIVLRMGGSISAEHGIGVLKRDELPDVKDKVAIELMRQVKAMLDPLGIMNPGKVL from the coding sequence ATGAACATCGTCCAATCAGCGGTGCCGCCGCTTCCGCCCGAATTGCTTGCAAAATTCCGCGCTATCGTCGGCGACAAATATGCCGTGACTGATGCCGCCGACATCGAGCCTTACGTCACCGAGGAGCGCGACCTGTTTCACGGCCGCTCGCCGCTGGTGCTGCGCCCGGGCTCGACCGCCGAAGTCGCTGCGATCTGCAAGCTTGCGAGCGAGCACAGGATCGCGCTGGTGCCGCAGGGCGGCAACACCGGCCTGGTCGGCGGGCAGACACCGCATCATGGCGAGGTCGTGGTGTCGCTGCGGCGCCTCGACAAGATCCGCGACATCGATGTCGAATCCAACACCATGACCTGCGAGGCCGGCGTAGTGCTGCAAATCGCGCAGCAGAAGGCAGCCGACGTCGACCGGCTGTTCCCGCTGTCGCTCGGCGCCGAAGGCAGCTGCACCATCGGCGGCAACCTCTCGACCAATGCCGGCGGCACCGGAGCGCTCGCCTATGGCGTGGCGCGCGAGATGGCTCTCGGCGTCGAGGTCGTGCTCGCGGATGGTCGCGTGCTCAACGCCTTGTCCAAGCTGAAGAAGGACAACACCGGCTACGACCTGCGCAACCTCTTCATCGGTGCCGAAGGCACGCTCGGCATCATCACGGCCGCAACCTTGAGGCTGTTTCCGAAGCCGCGCGCGGTCGAGACCGCCTATGTCGGCCTGAAGTCACCGGCGGCAGCCCTCAAGCTGCTGTCGATCTCGCGCAACGAGGCGGCGGGCAGCCTGACGAGCTTCGAATTGCTCGCCGACATCGCGGTCGATTTCTCGATCCGCCACGGCATCGATATCCGCGATCCGCTGGAGAGCAAGCATCCCTGGTACGTGCTGATGGAATTGTCGTCGTCGCGCGACGATGCCCGCGACGCGCTCGAGGCGATCCTGGCCCAGGGCATGGAGGACGGCATCGTCGATGACGCGGTCATCGCCGCCAATCTGAGCCAGCGCCAGGCGTTCTGGAAGCTGCGCGACGAGATGTCGGCGGCGCAGAAGCCGGAGGGCGGCTCGATCAAGCACGACATCTCGGTGCCGGTCGCAGCTGTTCCCGCCTTCATCGCGGAGGCCAATGCGGCGGTCGTGAAGCTGATCCCGGGCGCGCGGCCGGTGCCGTTCGGCCATCTCGGCGACGGCAATATCCACTACAATGTCAGCCAACCGGTCGGCGCCAATGCCGCCGACTTCCTGGCGCGCTGGCACGACGTCAATGCCGTCGTGTTCGAGATCGTGCTGCGGATGGGCGGCTCGATCTCGGCCGAGCACGGCATCGGCGTGCTCAAGCGCGACGAGTTGCCCGACGTCAAGGACAAGGTCGCGATCGAGCTGATGCGGCAGGTCAAGGCGATGCTCGACCCGCTCGGCATCATGAACCCGGGCAAGGTGCTGTGA
- a CDS encoding metalloregulator ArsR/SmtB family transcription factor, which produces MRSSQSVQTGFSRIAEALGDPVREAMVSALADGKALPAGELAAVAGISPQGASAHLQKLVDARVLSVWAQGRFRYYRIRDDDVAALIENLVDLAAKATVGRKRAMPAEQLRQSRTCYHHLAGHLGVLLSNALVRRRLVVIDGRDGRVTEQGLAWCRAEEIDFDPARQPHLRLCNDWTERVPHLAGPFANAVLARLVAMRGVAPHRIPRALRITDRGRAFFDRLGVEVPF; this is translated from the coding sequence GTGAGATCATCCCAATCCGTGCAGACGGGATTTTCGCGGATCGCCGAGGCATTGGGCGATCCGGTGCGCGAGGCCATGGTCAGCGCGCTGGCTGACGGCAAGGCGCTGCCGGCAGGCGAGCTTGCCGCGGTGGCCGGCATTTCGCCGCAAGGCGCCAGCGCGCATCTGCAGAAGCTGGTGGATGCGCGCGTGCTATCGGTGTGGGCCCAGGGCAGGTTCAGATATTACCGGATCAGGGACGACGACGTCGCGGCGCTGATCGAGAACCTGGTCGATCTTGCGGCGAAAGCAACAGTCGGGCGCAAGCGCGCGATGCCCGCCGAGCAGCTCAGGCAATCGCGCACCTGCTACCATCATTTGGCGGGCCACCTCGGCGTGCTGCTGTCGAATGCGCTGGTGCGGCGCCGCCTCGTCGTCATCGACGGCCGCGATGGTCGCGTGACCGAGCAGGGGCTGGCCTGGTGCCGCGCCGAAGAGATCGATTTCGATCCGGCGCGGCAGCCGCACCTGCGGCTCTGCAATGACTGGACCGAGCGCGTGCCGCATCTCGCGGGTCCGTTCGCCAATGCCGTGCTGGCGCGGCTGGTCGCGATGCGCGGCGTTGCGCCGCATCGGATTCCGCGCGCGTTGCGGATCACCGACCGGGGGCGGGCGTTCTTCGACCGGCTTGGCGTCGAGGTTCCATTCTGA
- a CDS encoding DUF2277 domain-containing protein — MCRNIKTLFNFEPPATEDEIHASALQFVRKLSGFNKPSQANEAAFNVAVTEVSDAARRLLISLQTTSPARDREVEAEKARERSRLRFG, encoded by the coding sequence ATGTGCCGCAATATCAAGACGCTGTTCAACTTCGAGCCGCCCGCCACCGAGGACGAGATCCACGCTTCCGCGCTGCAATTCGTGCGCAAACTGTCCGGCTTCAACAAGCCGTCGCAGGCCAATGAGGCCGCCTTCAACGTTGCGGTGACCGAGGTCTCGGACGCCGCGCGCAGGCTCCTGATCTCGTTGCAGACCACGTCGCCGGCGCGCGATCGCGAGGTCGAGGCGGAGAAGGCGAGGGAGCGTTCGCGGCTGCGGTTCGGCTGA
- a CDS encoding MmcQ/YjbR family DNA-binding protein, with translation MSANRFRKVALSLPEVIEGAHHGTADFRVGNRIFATLGYPDKDWGMVKLTPEQQAVVVEAEPDIFRPVPGGWGKGGSTNVRLAKADQVTLRSALKMARDNIAAKPVKKARTKKPA, from the coding sequence ATGTCCGCAAATCGCTTCCGCAAGGTCGCGCTGAGCCTGCCCGAGGTGATTGAGGGCGCGCATCACGGCACCGCCGATTTTCGCGTCGGCAACCGCATCTTCGCAACGCTCGGCTATCCCGACAAGGATTGGGGCATGGTGAAGCTGACGCCGGAGCAACAGGCTGTCGTGGTCGAGGCCGAGCCGGACATCTTCCGGCCGGTGCCGGGCGGCTGGGGCAAGGGCGGCAGCACCAATGTCCGCCTCGCGAAAGCCGATCAGGTCACGCTACGCAGCGCGCTCAAAATGGCTCGCGACAATATCGCAGCAAAGCCTGTGAAGAAGGCACGCACGAAGAAGCCGGCCTAA
- a CDS encoding helix-turn-helix domain-containing protein — protein MSYASTVPSPEALLPSLAPNEIVPLLIGATVDEVERELVLQTLARCDGNRTRAARVLGLSVRTLRNKIREYSADGIDVPHSEHAAA, from the coding sequence ATGTCTTACGCGTCCACCGTACCGTCGCCGGAAGCACTGCTGCCGTCGCTGGCTCCAAATGAAATCGTCCCACTGCTGATCGGCGCGACCGTCGATGAGGTCGAGCGGGAACTGGTGCTGCAAACGCTCGCACGCTGCGACGGCAACCGCACCCGTGCCGCGCGCGTGCTCGGACTGTCGGTGCGGACCTTGCGGAACAAGATCCGCGAATATTCGGCCGACGGCATCGACGTGCCGCACAGCGAGCACGCCGCGGCCTAG
- a CDS encoding SDR family oxidoreductase codes for MALLDNHIAVITGAGSGIGRAIAAGYGREGARVVLLDMNGDAAAEAAKEIRDAGSKAESFALDVTNLDACIAMAKQIADKVGPVSILVNNAGIARRNGMLGADEAVIKDWEDIISINLTGVFNVTHSFLAPLRKSKGRIVNIGSIQSFVHLRTPSSPAYTASKHGVLGFTKALAAELGKDGVRVNAIGPGFIETPLNEKVRASNPDLVKVFMDHTPLGRAGKPEDIVGPAIFLASDLSAYVSGSIVMVDGGYRTL; via the coding sequence ATGGCCCTTCTCGACAATCACATCGCCGTCATCACGGGTGCAGGCTCGGGCATCGGCCGTGCCATCGCCGCGGGCTACGGCCGCGAGGGTGCGCGCGTGGTGCTGCTCGACATGAACGGCGATGCCGCGGCGGAAGCGGCCAAGGAGATCCGCGACGCCGGCAGCAAGGCGGAGAGCTTTGCGCTCGACGTGACCAATCTCGACGCCTGTATCGCGATGGCGAAGCAAATCGCCGACAAGGTCGGACCGGTCTCAATCCTGGTCAACAATGCCGGCATCGCGCGCCGCAACGGTATGCTCGGTGCCGACGAGGCCGTGATCAAGGATTGGGAAGACATCATCTCGATCAATCTCACCGGCGTCTTCAATGTGACGCATTCGTTCCTCGCACCGCTGCGCAAGAGCAAGGGCCGCATCGTCAATATCGGTTCGATCCAGTCCTTCGTGCATCTGCGCACACCGAGCTCACCGGCCTACACCGCCTCAAAGCACGGCGTGCTCGGCTTCACCAAGGCTTTGGCCGCAGAGCTCGGCAAGGACGGCGTGCGTGTCAACGCGATCGGCCCCGGCTTCATCGAGACGCCGCTGAACGAGAAGGTGCGCGCCAGCAATCCCGACCTCGTGAAAGTCTTCATGGACCACACCCCGCTCGGCCGCGCCGGCAAGCCCGAGGACATCGTCGGCCCCGCGATCTTCCTCGCCTCGGACCTCTCGGCCTATGTCTCGGGATCGATCGTGATGGTCGATGGCGGCTACCGGACACTGTGA
- a CDS encoding DUF2188 domain-containing protein has protein sequence MSHVIYKVVQHDGGWAYTVDGVFSEPFPTHAAALAAARRAANEQRVPGRTEAIQYETSDGKWLTETASGNDRPETEVEDGR, from the coding sequence ATGAGCCACGTGATCTACAAGGTCGTCCAGCACGACGGCGGCTGGGCCTATACCGTCGACGGGGTGTTCTCGGAGCCGTTTCCAACCCATGCCGCGGCGCTTGCCGCCGCCCGGCGCGCCGCCAACGAGCAACGCGTTCCCGGCCGCACCGAAGCGATCCAGTACGAGACGTCGGACGGCAAATGGCTGACCGAAACCGCCTCCGGCAACGACCGCCCGGAGACCGAGGTCGAGGACGGCCGCTAG
- a CDS encoding GDP-mannose pyrophosphatase encodes MSIADRVRVKDVQLLSKRRYELKSATFDYRRSNGEWQTQVREVYDRGNGAALLPYNLNTRTVVLVRQFRYPAFANGYDDLLIEAAAGMLDDAAPEARIRAEAEEEIGYRLAHVRKVFEAFMTPGAVTEKLHFFVAEYDAAMRVSDGGGLADEGEDIEVLELAIDDALAMIGDGRIVDGKTIMLLQYAALHLFR; translated from the coding sequence ATGAGCATCGCCGACCGCGTCCGCGTCAAGGACGTCCAGCTGCTTTCGAAGCGCCGCTACGAGCTGAAGAGCGCGACATTCGACTACCGCCGCAGTAATGGCGAATGGCAGACCCAGGTGCGCGAGGTCTATGACCGCGGCAACGGGGCGGCGCTGCTGCCCTACAATCTCAACACCCGCACCGTGGTGCTGGTGCGCCAGTTCCGCTATCCCGCATTCGCCAACGGCTATGACGATCTCCTGATCGAGGCCGCCGCCGGCATGCTCGACGATGCCGCGCCGGAGGCACGCATCCGCGCCGAGGCGGAGGAAGAGATCGGCTACCGGCTCGCGCATGTGCGCAAGGTGTTCGAAGCCTTCATGACGCCGGGGGCGGTGACCGAGAAGCTGCATTTCTTCGTCGCCGAATACGACGCCGCGATGCGCGTCAGCGACGGCGGCGGGCTCGCCGACGAGGGCGAGGACATCGAGGTGCTGGAGCTTGCGATCGACGACGCGCTCGCCATGATCGGCGATGGCCGCATCGTCGACGGCAAGACCATCATGCTGCTGCAATACGCAGCACTGCATCTGTTCAGGTGA
- a CDS encoding L-threonylcarbamoyladenylate synthase — protein MDTGLKTHILPAGAAATATAAGVLAEGGLVAFPTETVYGLGADAGNAAAIARLYQAKGRPAFNPLIAHVADLGAARRIALFDGQALRLAEAFWPGPLTLVLPKALSCPVAELATAGLDTVAIRIPAHKVARDIIKAFGGAVVAPSANLSGHVSPTTAEHVNGDLAGRIDMIVDGGPVEVGVESTIVGCFSDPVLLRPGGLTRAEIERVLGHPLQSPPPDAEGDAQPIAPGMLASHYAPRTPVRLNASDVHVGEALLAFGPAKVGRRECASVEMNLSERGDLAEAAANLFGYLRTLDTRNADAIAVMPIPEDGLGEAINDRLRRAAVGR, from the coding sequence GTGGATACAGGCCTGAAAACGCACATTTTGCCCGCCGGTGCCGCCGCCACTGCGACCGCGGCCGGGGTCCTGGCTGAGGGCGGCCTGGTGGCGTTTCCGACCGAGACGGTTTATGGCCTCGGCGCCGACGCCGGCAACGCCGCCGCGATCGCCCGGCTCTACCAGGCCAAGGGCCGGCCGGCCTTCAATCCGCTGATTGCCCATGTCGCCGATCTCGGCGCCGCGCGCCGGATCGCCCTGTTTGACGGGCAGGCGTTGCGCCTGGCGGAAGCGTTCTGGCCCGGTCCCCTCACCCTGGTGCTGCCGAAGGCGCTCTCCTGCCCGGTCGCCGAACTCGCGACCGCCGGGCTCGATACGGTCGCGATACGCATTCCGGCCCACAAGGTGGCGCGCGACATCATCAAGGCGTTCGGCGGTGCCGTGGTAGCACCGTCGGCCAATCTCTCCGGCCACGTCTCGCCAACCACGGCCGAGCATGTGAACGGCGATCTGGCGGGCCGGATCGACATGATCGTCGACGGCGGCCCGGTCGAGGTCGGCGTCGAATCCACCATCGTCGGCTGCTTCTCCGATCCGGTGCTGCTGCGGCCGGGCGGGCTGACGCGCGCCGAGATCGAGCGCGTGCTCGGACATCCGCTGCAATCGCCGCCGCCCGATGCGGAAGGCGACGCTCAGCCGATCGCCCCGGGCATGCTCGCGTCACATTATGCACCGCGGACACCGGTCCGGCTCAATGCGAGCGATGTCCATGTCGGCGAAGCCTTGCTGGCGTTCGGGCCGGCCAAGGTCGGGCGGCGTGAATGCGCCTCCGTGGAGATGAACCTGTCCGAGCGCGGCGATCTTGCCGAGGCCGCCGCCAATCTGTTCGGCTACCTTCGCACGCTCGACACGAGAAACGCAGATGCTATCGCCGTGATGCCCATTCCCGAGGACGGGTTGGGCGAAGCCATCAATGACCGGCTGCGCCGCGCAGCGGTTGGGCGGTAA